The following are encoded together in the Nitrosopumilus sp. b3 genome:
- the purC gene encoding phosphoribosylaminoimidazolesuccinocarboxamide synthase produces the protein MKFLTSGKVKDLYDVDENTLLFKFSDRVSAYDVKFKQDIPKKGEVLCKFAEFWFNELPVANHFVRRESDTEIIVKKMKMLPIECVVRGYFYGSLVGRWKKGEITVPEGTDSTLAAKLPEPLFDPTTKSEHDIPINKEKALEMNLVTEEQYIWLERTSIEIYKKMATIADHAGFILADLKLEFGILDGKITLGDSIGPDEYRLWPKDSYKVGEIQEAYDKQLLRDWLTDKGYQKQFDDERDAGREPVAPEIPNEIIKKMTERYVIAFKKLTGNTL, from the coding sequence TTGAAGTTTCTAACTAGTGGAAAAGTAAAGGATCTATATGATGTGGATGAAAATACACTGCTTTTCAAGTTCTCTGATAGAGTTTCAGCATATGATGTAAAATTCAAACAAGATATTCCTAAAAAAGGAGAGGTATTGTGCAAATTTGCTGAATTTTGGTTCAATGAATTGCCTGTAGCAAATCATTTTGTCAGAAGAGAATCTGATACTGAAATTATTGTCAAAAAAATGAAGATGCTTCCAATAGAATGTGTTGTGAGAGGCTATTTTTATGGGAGCTTAGTCGGTAGATGGAAAAAAGGTGAGATTACAGTACCTGAAGGAACAGACTCAACCTTGGCTGCAAAACTACCGGAACCACTTTTTGATCCTACAACAAAATCAGAACATGACATTCCAATTAACAAAGAAAAAGCATTAGAGATGAATTTGGTTACTGAGGAACAGTATATCTGGTTGGAGAGAACATCTATTGAAATTTACAAAAAAATGGCCACCATTGCAGATCATGCTGGATTTATTTTGGCTGATTTGAAATTAGAGTTTGGGATATTGGATGGAAAAATTACCTTAGGCGATTCTATAGGTCCTGATGAATATCGTTTATGGCCAAAAGATTCCTATAAAGTTGGAGAAATACAGGAAGCATATGATAAACAACTTTTACGCGATTGGTTAACGGATAAAGGATATCAAAAACAATTTGATGATGAACGTGATGCAGGACGGGAGCCTGTTGCCCCTGAAATCCCAAATGAGATAATTAAGAAAATGACTGAGCGCTATGTGATAGCATTTAAAAAACTAACAGGAAATACTCTTTAA
- a CDS encoding DUF427 domain-containing protein: MQAIWNDVVIAESNDTVVVEGNHYFPIDSIKKEYFKKTDFTSFCGWKGMANYYSVSVNGKTNKDCAWYYEEPNDAAKKIKGMVAFWNGIKVQ; the protein is encoded by the coding sequence ATGCAAGCAATATGGAACGATGTAGTTATTGCTGAAAGTAATGATACTGTAGTTGTTGAAGGAAATCATTACTTTCCAATTGATTCCATAAAAAAAGAGTATTTTAAAAAGACTGATTTTACATCTTTTTGTGGATGGAAAGGAATGGCAAATTATTATTCCGTTTCAGTAAATGGTAAGACTAACAAAGATTGTGCATGGTATTATGAAGAACCAAACGATGCTGCCAAAAAAATTAAAGGAATGGTAGCATTTTGGAATGGTATTAAAGTACAGTAA
- the purL gene encoding phosphoribosylformylglycinamidine synthase subunit PurL, whose translation MSLETHELSELKSKIGRDPTSTELQIVAAEWSEHCSYKSSKKHLKMLPMTGPLVINEKGYDSGVLDVGGGYVVTAHIESHNHPSAVEPFGGAATGVGGVIRDILSAGTRPIAIFDGLRFGNIEKDQQARWLFKNAVSGVAAYGNCLGIPTIGGEVEFDDCYQNYALVDVAAIGFGKKENLIKNHAQKGDLVVLLGGSTGRDGIGGSQFASDSLESEDRSAVQIPDPFIEKLIIEAILEARNEKLIHAMKDLGGGGLSCAISETADALDIGIEMDVQKVHTRESDMHPNEIMVSESQERMLIVTDKIKLKKLETICKKFHIECSVIGHVTSDNNMHVKKGTKTFANLPTDVVANATLLDLPSKKPEYLKTIENEKKLEEISDYSKTLMKLLASPNIASKIWVYGQYDHEVGIRTVVKPGGDASVLRLDNGKFLSAKIDGNPKQCYINPREGAIGCFEEACRNVVCTGAKPIGMLDHLQFGNPKDPEIFWTFLESLKGLTAFAKDFEIPCVGGKVSLYNETPAGPIKPTPVIGVLGLIEKKPLIPQQISENDCLVIIGDTKDEMGGSEYFEYIHNFIGGKCPVVTFAESKKNMKSVLGVIENGLLKSAHDCSKGGLAIAVSELCMKNMIGCKISLEKVPGEKLDADRILFSESHSRYLLSFDKKNLKKLEDLLKKNKVSFKVIGQFGGDKIQFVHDTKSVIDLRVDKAQKTWLNSLEDLVLHG comes from the coding sequence TTGAGTTTAGAAACTCATGAGCTATCTGAATTAAAATCTAAAATTGGCAGGGACCCGACCTCAACTGAATTACAAATTGTAGCTGCTGAGTGGTCTGAGCATTGCTCTTACAAATCATCAAAGAAACATCTCAAAATGCTTCCAATGACTGGACCTCTAGTGATAAATGAGAAAGGATATGATTCGGGTGTCTTGGATGTAGGGGGTGGCTATGTTGTCACTGCACACATTGAAAGTCATAACCACCCATCAGCTGTTGAACCATTTGGTGGAGCTGCAACCGGTGTTGGGGGTGTAATTAGAGATATTCTGTCTGCTGGGACTAGACCCATTGCAATTTTTGATGGCTTGCGTTTTGGAAATATTGAAAAAGATCAGCAAGCTAGATGGCTTTTCAAAAATGCTGTAAGTGGTGTTGCCGCATATGGTAATTGTTTGGGTATTCCTACAATTGGTGGTGAAGTTGAATTTGATGATTGTTATCAAAACTATGCATTAGTTGATGTTGCAGCAATAGGATTTGGCAAAAAAGAGAATTTAATAAAAAACCATGCACAGAAAGGTGATCTTGTTGTTTTATTGGGAGGTTCCACTGGAAGGGATGGGATTGGAGGTTCTCAATTTGCCTCTGACTCACTAGAATCCGAAGATCGTTCTGCAGTTCAAATCCCAGATCCATTTATTGAGAAATTAATTATCGAGGCAATTTTGGAGGCTAGAAATGAGAAATTAATTCATGCCATGAAAGATCTAGGTGGTGGCGGTCTTTCTTGTGCAATTTCAGAGACTGCTGATGCTTTAGATATCGGAATAGAAATGGATGTTCAAAAAGTCCACACTCGTGAATCTGATATGCATCCAAATGAAATCATGGTATCTGAGTCTCAAGAAAGAATGTTAATTGTTACAGATAAAATAAAATTAAAAAAACTTGAGACAATTTGTAAGAAATTCCATATTGAATGCTCTGTAATTGGTCATGTCACATCTGATAATAACATGCATGTGAAAAAGGGCACAAAGACATTTGCAAATTTGCCCACTGATGTTGTTGCAAATGCAACATTGCTTGATTTACCATCAAAAAAACCTGAATACCTGAAAACAATTGAGAATGAAAAGAAACTAGAAGAAATTTCTGATTATTCAAAAACATTGATGAAATTACTTGCATCGCCAAACATTGCAAGTAAGATATGGGTTTATGGGCAATATGATCATGAAGTAGGAATTAGAACAGTTGTGAAACCTGGGGGGGATGCATCTGTTTTAAGATTGGACAATGGAAAATTCCTTTCAGCAAAAATTGACGGTAATCCAAAACAATGCTACATCAATCCTAGAGAAGGCGCAATAGGTTGTTTTGAAGAAGCATGTAGGAATGTTGTTTGTACTGGAGCAAAACCAATTGGTATGCTTGACCATCTTCAATTTGGAAATCCAAAAGATCCTGAAATTTTTTGGACATTTTTAGAATCATTAAAAGGATTGACTGCTTTTGCCAAAGACTTTGAAATTCCGTGTGTTGGTGGTAAGGTTAGTTTGTATAATGAAACTCCCGCAGGACCAATAAAACCAACTCCTGTTATTGGGGTTTTGGGATTAATTGAGAAAAAACCATTAATTCCTCAACAAATATCTGAAAATGATTGTCTTGTAATTATTGGGGACACTAAAGACGAGATGGGTGGCTCTGAATACTTTGAATATATTCACAACTTTATCGGAGGAAAATGCCCTGTAGTTACTTTTGCAGAATCAAAGAAAAATATGAAATCTGTTTTAGGTGTAATTGAAAATGGACTCTTAAAATCTGCTCATGATTGCTCCAAGGGAGGATTGGCAATTGCCGTGTCAGAATTATGCATGAAAAATATGATCGGATGCAAAATCTCTTTAGAAAAAGTACCTGGAGAAAAATTGGATGCTGATAGAATTCTTTTTTCTGAAAGCCATTCGCGATATCTGCTATCATTTGATAAGAAAAATCTGAAAAAATTAGAAGATTTACTAAAAAAGAACAAAGTTTCATTCAAAGTAATAGGTCAATTTGGAGGAGACAAAATTCAATTTGTACATGATACAAAATCCGTCATTGATCTAAGAGTTGATAAAGCACAAAAAACGTGGTTAAATTCGTTAGAGGACTTGGTACTTCATGGTTAA
- a CDS encoding amidophosphoribosyltransferase → MVKENCGVVGIFSLSGTNVVPMVIDALRALQHRGQEAWGLAIPNKPPLKRLGLVSAASSEFKKITEEYASPAVIGHVRYSTMGRSSLENAQPLKVKDLCIAHNGTIANVQELSNLVGGCSFTPQNASDTLVAAQRLVTLISENGQMGKALSILKNEMVGSYCFTFISDDNSVYAARDPKGFRPMVLGHKEADDTYIVASESSAVSAVGAKLERNVNPGELIKLSKNGLETERFSDDPARAHCSFEFTYFAHPSSNMEGTNIYVARKNIGRFLAKKFPINDADLVIPVPDSARPAALGYAQELGVSFDEGLLKDRYSKKGPLRSFIEPHQSDRIEINRWIIPIREIIEGKHVVVIDDSLVRGTSSKAIIKALRRAGARKISMVITYPPIKFPCYAGIDFPSQEELATFSNGKEMNQEQITEMVRQSIGADFLGYNDAENLANAVGIPKDSMCFTCSSGNYESLGITPEFRSREEMKGE, encoded by the coding sequence ATGGTTAAAGAAAATTGTGGCGTTGTTGGAATCTTTAGTCTTAGTGGAACTAATGTAGTTCCTATGGTAATTGATGCATTAAGGGCACTTCAGCATCGAGGGCAAGAGGCTTGGGGTCTTGCAATTCCAAATAAACCGCCACTAAAGAGATTGGGATTAGTTTCTGCAGCATCGTCTGAATTTAAAAAAATTACAGAGGAATATGCATCTCCTGCTGTAATTGGACATGTGAGATATTCTACAATGGGTAGAAGCTCATTAGAAAATGCACAACCGCTCAAAGTAAAAGATCTTTGTATTGCACATAATGGAACTATTGCAAATGTACAAGAATTATCTAATCTAGTTGGCGGATGCTCGTTTACCCCACAAAATGCAAGTGATACTCTTGTTGCTGCCCAAAGACTAGTTACATTAATTTCAGAGAACGGTCAAATGGGAAAAGCCCTTTCAATTCTCAAAAATGAGATGGTTGGTTCTTATTGTTTTACATTTATCTCTGATGATAATTCTGTTTATGCTGCTCGTGATCCAAAGGGATTCCGTCCTATGGTTCTAGGTCATAAAGAAGCCGATGATACTTACATTGTTGCATCTGAATCTTCTGCAGTATCTGCAGTTGGTGCTAAACTAGAGAGAAATGTGAATCCTGGCGAATTGATAAAATTAAGTAAAAACGGTTTGGAGACTGAACGTTTTTCTGATGATCCTGCACGAGCACATTGTTCTTTTGAATTTACTTACTTTGCACATCCTTCAAGCAACATGGAGGGTACAAACATCTATGTTGCAAGAAAGAATATTGGACGATTTTTGGCAAAGAAATTCCCAATTAATGATGCTGATTTAGTTATACCGGTACCTGATTCTGCAAGACCTGCTGCATTAGGATATGCACAAGAACTTGGTGTTTCATTTGATGAGGGCCTTTTAAAGGATAGATACAGCAAGAAGGGCCCATTACGAAGTTTCATTGAACCTCATCAATCAGACAGAATAGAAATTAATCGTTGGATTATTCCAATTAGAGAAATTATTGAAGGAAAGCATGTTGTTGTAATTGATGATAGTTTGGTTCGTGGTACTAGCTCCAAGGCAATTATCAAAGCACTGCGTAGAGCAGGAGCTAGAAAAATTAGCATGGTGATTACTTACCCTCCAATTAAATTCCCATGTTATGCTGGAATTGATTTTCCTTCCCAAGAAGAACTTGCAACATTTTCAAATGGAAAAGAAATGAATCAAGAACAAATCACGGAAATGGTACGCCAAAGTATCGGAGCTGACTTTTTGGGATACAACGATGCTGAAAATCTTGCAAATGCTGTCGGAATTCCAAAAGACTCTATGTGTTTTACTTGCTCGTCAGGAAATTATGAATCCCTTGGCATAACTCCTGAATTTAGAAGTAGAGAAGAAATGAAAGGGGAATAA
- the purQ gene encoding phosphoribosylformylglycinamidine synthase subunit PurQ, whose amino-acid sequence MKVGVVVFPGSNCDRDMFHVLTDVFNLDAQYYWHENPLPKNIDAVILPGGFSYGDRLRAGAIAAHSPIINDVRKLAEKGIPILGVCNGFQILVESGLLPGVLLKNDSLNFMCEWTNLIVENNKTPFTNQFKLHQKIPIPIANGEGRYYADDDVLKQLKKKNQIVFRYSKIVNGSTDRIAGVCNEDGNVVGMMPHPERAVESEINPIDNKPASLIFESLLVKTGVSN is encoded by the coding sequence GTGAAAGTTGGGGTTGTAGTTTTTCCAGGTAGTAATTGCGATCGAGATATGTTTCATGTTCTAACTGATGTGTTTAATCTTGATGCACAATATTATTGGCACGAAAATCCTCTTCCAAAGAATATTGATGCAGTAATTCTTCCAGGGGGATTTTCATATGGGGATAGACTTCGAGCAGGAGCAATTGCCGCTCATAGCCCAATAATTAATGATGTCAGAAAATTGGCCGAGAAAGGAATTCCAATTTTAGGTGTATGCAATGGGTTTCAAATTTTAGTAGAGTCTGGACTGTTACCTGGAGTTTTACTGAAAAATGATTCTCTTAATTTTATGTGTGAATGGACAAATCTTATTGTTGAAAATAATAAAACTCCATTTACAAATCAGTTTAAACTCCATCAAAAAATCCCAATCCCTATTGCAAATGGCGAAGGTCGCTATTATGCAGATGATGATGTTTTAAAACAATTAAAGAAAAAAAATCAGATTGTCTTTAGATATAGTAAAATTGTGAATGGTTCTACCGATAGAATTGCTGGAGTATGCAATGAAGATGGAAATGTTGTTGGAATGATGCCTCATCCTGAAAGAGCAGTAGAGTCTGAAATCAATCCTATAGATAACAAACCTGCTTCATTGATTTTTGAGTCACTTTTAGTAAAAACGGGTGTTAGTAATTGA
- the purS gene encoding phosphoribosylformylglycinamidine synthase subunit PurS, translated as MAIFNVHVTIENKPGISDPEGDTILNDLVLKGPQKSVSKIKTAKMLKFTIEENDKKSAQSKVKAICDELRIYNPMVSKVTLDVFTA; from the coding sequence ATGGCAATTTTTAATGTTCATGTAACTATTGAAAATAAACCTGGGATAAGTGATCCTGAAGGAGATACAATTCTTAATGATTTGGTTCTCAAAGGACCCCAAAAATCTGTATCCAAAATAAAAACAGCAAAAATGTTGAAATTCACCATTGAGGAAAATGATAAAAAATCTGCTCAATCCAAGGTGAAAGCAATTTGTGATGAACTGCGGATTTACAATCCCATGGTTAGCAAAGTAACCCTTGATGTTTTCACCGCCTAA